A window from Ruminiclostridium josui JCM 17888 encodes these proteins:
- a CDS encoding OmpL47-type beta-barrel domain-containing protein, translating into MMKKGAFLKFLSLLLVICCLNLMLLPTGILAASNSNILPPSNLTVQLTSPDDVKVTWNPVYGANGYNIYGISEGQLKLLGTTTSTYFTFNDLPEGTYTYVVSTLSEEGESGPCAPVSVDVVYPEMQAPDTLTNTFQNINDVTLNWSAAQYAQSYNIYKISADGEKTLIASSASNRYTLTNVPEGSYTYAVTAVNSLYGESSLSTSLEVNVVFPVIAAPGNLASKIQNGTDVILTWKSATYANSYNVYELIDGQEVLKATASTTTITLANVSAGTHTYVVHSVSSRFGESAEGSSVTVTLGDVLMPPPDNFTYTVNNGKDIVLSWASVPNATNYRIYQVIDGQKTLISTVTRTTVTFSNMLAGDYTYEIHSYSSTYGESNEGSSLTVTIEGQTMLPPADLQYSLNNYNDITLTWSAAANANSYQIYQVVNGEKKLVKTVSTKSVTFTNMPEGEYHYIVTSVSTLYGESQDGSEVTFSIVFPTMKAPENLTYKIQNANSVVLSWSASENANSYRIYEVTDNQKTLKSTVTALTATISNVSAGDHTYEVHSVSSRFGESVEGSSVSLTIKQEMLPPTDLVYTISNGNDITLKWTAADYATSYNVYQVIDGEKVLKKNVTTTSVAFTNSPAGDYEFVVTSVSSVFGESSKGAEIKFSLIFPVMNAPTDLTYAIQNVNNVVLTWSAVNYANNYKVYELVGEKEVLLTTVNTSTARISNVTAGDHTYVVRSVSSRFGESVEGSSVSLTIKQEMLAPTDLVYTISNGNDVTLKWTASQYATGYNIYQVVNGEKELVKSVTTTSVNLTNMPAGDYQYIVTSKSTVFGESSSGAEINFSVVFPTMTAPGNLTYKIQNANNVVLSWDAVTYANSYKVYELTNEQKVLKSTVYSNTATLSNVLPGDHTFVVHSVSSRFGESLEGSQVSLNISRQMLPPDNLEYTFVNGNDITLKWSAAEAANSYNIYQVIDGEKKLIKNVTNTTVTFTNMLAGEYNYLVTSVSRVFGESSEASEVNFSLVLPIMAAPSNFTQSITNGNDIVLKWNSVSYATGYNVYQIVDGQKSLVKTLTGNVTTVTFANMPSGDYSYQVNSYSTRFGESPEGCTVDFQLIWPIVEPPVVTYNIYDVNNITLSWKAANWANEYRVYEIIDGDRQLLYEGTALSYKIYNLSEAVHTYEVTAYNTRFGESKPSNRITETIVFPDMQAPTATVKVLDGTTALVSWSFVTYANGYNVYELVDGTPVLLVKNLNNLSYQVNNLSYKDHQFYVTAYSNSFGESEPSNIVTAVFVVDTKAPVTTSDAPDNWVNKSPVDVTLSATDNMTGVAKTYYSLNSSDYIEGNIVTVDKAGVNKISFYSVDKVGNKEEVKTAEVKIDTTAPVTTAKVPADWSKADVTVTLTAADEQSGVVKTYYSIDESKFVEGTTFTVKGDGIHKISYYSVDVAGNKEEVKTAEVKIDAIAPITTAKVPADWSKADVTVTLTATDEQSGVAKTYYSIDESKFVEGTTFTVKGDGIHKISYYSVDVAGNKEEVKTTEVKIDTTAPVTTAKVPADWSKADVTVTLTATDDQSGVAKTYYSIDESKFVEGTTFTVKGDGIHKISYYSVDVAGNKEEVKTAEVKIKKSEPAIKLNLCDVYSVCTNLKLSYSIEKNGYNIVSEKMVVYGPNDTTGKVVKNNSCIKLDKPGKYTVTVTIKDADGNITTVEKRFEVYLPAVVIVTPCIVVFDKGILNVSVIVPGLGCNKEFDLDTATLNGVKALSDNKCYYMQAKLGQFKFDRADFKWTFSLNTPMEFRCYVDGYLVIGHTSVIVL; encoded by the coding sequence ATGATGAAAAAAGGAGCATTTTTAAAATTCCTCAGTTTGCTTTTAGTGATATGTTGTCTCAATTTGATGCTTTTACCAACAGGTATTTTAGCAGCGTCTAATAGCAACATTTTACCACCAAGCAATCTGACGGTTCAGCTTACATCCCCTGATGATGTAAAAGTAACATGGAATCCCGTATATGGAGCAAATGGCTACAATATATACGGAATAAGTGAGGGACAGCTTAAACTGCTTGGAACGACTACATCTACGTACTTCACTTTTAATGATCTTCCGGAAGGCACTTATACTTATGTAGTATCTACACTTAGTGAAGAGGGTGAATCAGGGCCATGCGCACCTGTTTCTGTTGATGTTGTTTATCCAGAAATGCAAGCACCAGACACACTTACCAATACTTTTCAGAATATCAACGACGTTACCTTGAATTGGTCAGCCGCGCAATATGCACAGTCATATAACATTTACAAAATTTCTGCTGATGGTGAAAAAACTCTGATTGCATCTTCAGCAAGTAATAGATACACTTTAACCAACGTACCCGAAGGAAGTTATACCTATGCTGTTACAGCAGTAAATTCTTTATATGGTGAATCCTCTCTTTCGACTTCTTTAGAAGTTAATGTTGTTTTTCCTGTCATAGCAGCGCCGGGTAATTTAGCTTCAAAGATTCAAAATGGTACTGATGTTATACTTACATGGAAATCAGCAACCTATGCTAACAGCTATAATGTTTATGAACTTATTGATGGACAGGAAGTATTGAAAGCAACGGCTAGTACAACAACAATAACACTTGCAAATGTATCTGCAGGCACTCATACATATGTTGTTCACTCGGTAAGTTCACGCTTTGGTGAGTCTGCGGAAGGAAGCAGCGTAACGGTAACTTTGGGAGATGTTTTAATGCCGCCTCCTGATAACTTTACTTATACTGTAAATAATGGTAAAGATATAGTTTTAAGTTGGGCAAGTGTGCCTAATGCAACAAACTACAGAATATATCAGGTAATAGATGGGCAAAAAACTCTAATAAGCACAGTAACCAGAACAACTGTTACTTTTTCTAATATGCTTGCCGGTGATTATACCTATGAAATTCATTCTTATTCCAGTACTTATGGGGAGTCAAATGAAGGAAGCTCTCTCACTGTTACAATAGAAGGACAGACAATGCTTCCACCTGCAGATTTACAGTACAGCCTTAATAATTATAATGATATAACATTAACTTGGTCGGCAGCTGCAAATGCAAACAGCTATCAGATTTATCAGGTAGTTAACGGAGAAAAGAAGTTGGTAAAAACTGTAAGCACAAAATCAGTAACTTTCACAAATATGCCCGAAGGAGAGTACCATTATATAGTTACTTCGGTATCCACGCTTTATGGAGAATCTCAAGATGGCTCTGAAGTTACTTTTTCAATAGTTTTTCCTACCATGAAAGCGCCAGAGAATTTGACTTACAAGATCCAGAATGCTAATAGTGTTGTACTTTCATGGAGTGCATCTGAGAATGCCAACAGCTATAGAATCTATGAAGTAACTGACAATCAAAAAACTCTAAAATCAACAGTTACTGCTTTAACTGCAACAATTTCAAACGTATCTGCAGGAGACCATACATATGAGGTTCACTCAGTAAGCAGTCGATTTGGAGAATCTGTGGAAGGAAGCAGTGTATCCCTGACTATAAAGCAGGAGATGTTGCCTCCCACCGACTTGGTATATACTATTTCAAATGGAAATGATATTACATTGAAATGGACAGCAGCAGATTATGCTACTAGCTACAACGTATATCAGGTTATTGACGGAGAAAAAGTATTAAAAAAGAATGTTACAACTACTTCTGTTGCGTTTACGAATTCACCTGCTGGAGATTATGAATTTGTTGTTACATCAGTATCCAGCGTATTCGGAGAGTCATCAAAGGGAGCAGAGATTAAATTTTCATTAATTTTCCCGGTTATGAATGCTCCTACTGATCTCACATATGCTATTCAGAATGTAAACAATGTTGTACTTACATGGTCAGCTGTTAACTATGCCAATAATTATAAAGTATATGAATTGGTTGGAGAGAAAGAAGTACTTTTAACTACCGTTAATACTTCCACTGCAAGAATTTCAAATGTAACAGCAGGTGATCATACATACGTTGTTCGATCAGTAAGCAGTCGATTTGGAGAATCTGTGGAAGGAAGCAGTGTATCCCTGACTATAAAGCAGGAGATGTTGGCTCCCACCGACTTGGTATATACTATTTCTAACGGAAATGATGTTACTTTGAAATGGACTGCATCACAGTATGCAACGGGATATAATATATATCAAGTGGTAAACGGAGAAAAAGAATTAGTAAAATCCGTTACAACTACATCAGTAAATTTAACAAACATGCCTGCCGGGGATTATCAATATATAGTAACTTCAAAGTCTACGGTATTTGGAGAATCCTCAAGTGGTGCAGAAATAAATTTTTCTGTTGTTTTCCCGACAATGACAGCACCAGGTAATTTGACGTACAAGATTCAAAATGCAAACAATGTGGTATTATCATGGGATGCAGTTACTTACGCAAACAGTTATAAAGTATACGAACTAACAAACGAGCAAAAAGTTCTTAAATCAACGGTTTATTCAAATACTGCTACTTTATCCAATGTTCTGCCAGGTGACCACACCTTTGTGGTACATTCTGTAAGCAGTCGTTTTGGCGAATCCCTTGAAGGAAGTCAGGTATCGCTAAATATAAGTCGCCAAATGTTACCTCCTGATAATTTGGAGTATACTTTCGTAAACGGAAATGATATTACATTAAAGTGGTCGGCAGCAGAGGCTGCAAACAGTTACAACATTTATCAGGTTATAGATGGAGAGAAAAAATTAATCAAGAATGTTACAAATACCACTGTAACATTTACAAATATGCTTGCAGGAGAGTATAACTATTTAGTTACTTCTGTATCAAGGGTTTTCGGAGAATCTTCTGAGGCTTCTGAAGTTAACTTCTCATTAGTTCTTCCGATTATGGCGGCACCCAGTAATTTCACTCAAAGTATAACAAATGGAAATGATATAGTCTTGAAATGGAATTCTGTAAGTTATGCAACAGGATATAACGTATATCAAATAGTTGACGGGCAGAAATCTTTGGTAAAGACACTAACCGGGAATGTTACTACCGTAACATTTGCAAATATGCCATCAGGAGATTATAGTTATCAAGTTAACTCGTATAGTACAAGGTTTGGTGAATCACCGGAAGGGTGTACTGTTGACTTTCAGTTAATTTGGCCTATAGTTGAACCACCGGTTGTTACATATAACATTTACGATGTTAACAATATAACTTTATCGTGGAAAGCGGCGAATTGGGCAAACGAGTATCGCGTGTATGAGATTATAGATGGCGATAGACAGTTGCTTTACGAAGGTACTGCACTTAGCTATAAGATATACAATTTATCAGAGGCTGTTCATACTTATGAAGTTACTGCATATAACACACGTTTTGGAGAATCAAAACCTTCTAATAGAATAACGGAAACTATCGTTTTCCCCGATATGCAGGCTCCTACTGCAACAGTAAAGGTACTTGATGGGACAACTGCTTTAGTATCTTGGAGTTTTGTTACATATGCAAACGGCTACAATGTTTATGAGTTGGTAGACGGAACTCCTGTATTACTTGTAAAGAACCTGAATAATCTTTCTTATCAGGTTAACAATCTTTCGTACAAAGACCATCAGTTCTATGTTACCGCATACAGTAATTCCTTTGGAGAATCAGAACCTTCTAACATTGTGACAGCGGTATTTGTTGTTGATACAAAAGCACCTGTGACAACTTCTGATGCTCCAGACAACTGGGTAAACAAGAGTCCTGTTGATGTAACTTTATCTGCAACAGATAATATGACTGGTGTTGCAAAAACCTATTATTCCTTAAATAGTAGTGATTATATTGAAGGAAATATTGTTACTGTTGACAAAGCAGGGGTTAATAAAATTTCATTCTATTCTGTAGACAAGGTTGGCAACAAAGAAGAAGTAAAAACAGCAGAAGTGAAGATAGACACTACCGCACCTGTTACCACAGCAAAAGTTCCCGCAGATTGGTCAAAGGCAGATGTTACAGTTACACTAACTGCAGCAGACGAACAGAGCGGAGTTGTAAAAACATATTACTCAATAGATGAATCAAAATTTGTTGAGGGAACCACCTTCACAGTAAAAGGTGATGGAATTCACAAAATAAGCTATTATTCAGTAGATGTTGCAGGCAACAAAGAAGAAGTAAAAACAGCAGAAGTGAAGATAGACGCTATCGCACCTATTACCACAGCAAAAGTTCCCGCAGATTGGTCAAAGGCAGATGTTACAGTTACACTAACTGCAACAGACGAACAGAGCGGAGTTGCAAAAACATATTACTCAATAGATGAATCAAAATTTGTTGAGGGAACCACCTTCACAGTAAAAGGTGATGGAATTCACAAAATAAGCTATTATTCAGTAGACGTTGCAGGCAACAAAGAAGAAGTAAAAACAACGGAAGTGAAGATAGACACTACCGCACCTGTTACCACAGCAAAAGTTCCCGCAGATTGGTCAAAGGCAGATGTGACAGTTACTCTTACTGCAACAGATGACCAGAGCGGAGTTGCAAAAACATATTACTCAATAGATGAATCAAAATTTGTTGAGGGAACTACCTTCACAGTAAAAGGTGATGGAATTCACAAAATAAGCTATTATTCAGTAGACGTTGCAGGCAACAAAGAAGAAGTAAAAACAGCAGAGGTAAAGATAAAGAAATCAGAGCCTGCAATTAAGTTGAATTTATGCGATGTATATAGTGTTTGTACTAATTTGAAATTGTCTTACAGTATAGAAAAAAATGGATATAATATAGTTAGTGAAAAAATGGTAGTATATGGACCTAATGATACTACTGGAAAAGTTGTAAAGAACAACTCCTGCATTAAGTTGGATAAACCCGGAAAATACACAGTTACAGTAACAATCAAAGATGCAGATGGTAATATCACTACAGTTGAGAAACGTTTTGAAGTTTATCTACCGGCAGTTGTAATCGTAACTCCTTGTATTGTTGTTTTCGACAAAGGCATACTTAACGTTAGCGTTATTGTACCGGGGTTGGGATGTAATAAGGAATTTGACCTTGATACTGCTACGCTCAATGGAGTAAAAGCTCTTTCAGATAACAAGTGTTATTATATGCAAGCAAAATTAGGGCAGTTTAAATTTGACAGAGCCGATTTTAAGTGGACTTTCTCATTAAATACTCCTATGGAGTTCCGTTGCTACGTAGATGGTTATTTAGTTATCGGACATACCAGCGTAATAGTACTTTAA
- a CDS encoding carbohydrate-binding protein, which produces MKKRVIFIIGLILLLVIQGQVYAAPFINYFTETPIIDSLSSTCWGAADVGPRDQSNGLEDRTMSKYCYWDGGIIKGEDGRYHMFASRWDQSAGHNGWFGSAAIHATSTNLYGPYTDQGLCWPNDQGGKGHNVVPLQLKDGRYAIVVSETRRPADIFVSNSLDGPWSKLGSMTIASNEYSSLFTASNVYIMLRPDGRYEAIGRDAVIGISDNILGPYTIQGTNIYAKTPGCPTVNMEDPVIWYSGGQYHIVVNKWDTRKAYHLTSKDGISNWKLQSGYAYDPTSNFIRYTNGTVNHWNKLERPNVYIEDGHVVAMTLAAIDVAKDKELGNDRHGSKVIVVPFDGASLDQADTQPISAFTQIEAENFSDQSGIQAEACSEGGEDIGYIENGDYVVYNNVDFGTDAAGFQARVASSTNGGNIEIRLDSITGTLIGTCPVTSTGDWQTWTDAKCSISGVTGKHDLYLKFTGGSGYLFNLNWFKFTKKDAAPVLSGDMNGDNSVDATDYALMKMYLLGTITELPVQNALAVGDLNSDSVIDAIDFAIFKKYLLGDIASLPYSPQ; this is translated from the coding sequence ATGAAAAAAAGAGTCATATTTATAATTGGATTAATTCTATTACTGGTAATCCAAGGGCAAGTATATGCTGCACCATTCATTAACTACTTTACAGAAACACCTATTATAGATTCTTTGTCATCTACTTGTTGGGGTGCCGCTGATGTAGGCCCCCGGGATCAGTCTAACGGTTTGGAAGACAGAACAATGTCAAAGTATTGTTATTGGGATGGAGGAATTATAAAAGGCGAGGATGGCAGATACCATATGTTTGCAAGTCGATGGGATCAGAGTGCTGGCCATAACGGATGGTTCGGCTCGGCAGCTATTCATGCAACAAGTACTAACCTTTATGGCCCATATACAGATCAAGGTTTATGCTGGCCTAATGACCAGGGCGGTAAAGGCCATAACGTGGTTCCCCTTCAACTTAAAGATGGGCGGTATGCTATTGTTGTTAGTGAAACAAGGCGTCCGGCAGATATTTTTGTTTCCAATTCTCTTGATGGACCTTGGTCAAAGCTGGGCAGTATGACAATTGCTTCAAATGAATACTCATCCCTTTTCACTGCGTCAAATGTTTATATTATGCTGCGCCCAGATGGACGTTATGAGGCCATTGGGAGAGATGCAGTAATTGGTATATCTGATAATATTCTTGGCCCTTATACTATTCAGGGAACTAATATATATGCCAAGACTCCGGGGTGTCCTACAGTGAATATGGAAGACCCGGTTATCTGGTACAGTGGGGGTCAGTATCATATTGTTGTAAACAAGTGGGACACGAGAAAAGCATATCACCTTACTTCAAAAGATGGTATCAGCAACTGGAAGCTTCAATCTGGATATGCATATGATCCCACATCTAATTTTATTCGATATACAAATGGTACCGTTAATCATTGGAATAAATTGGAACGTCCTAATGTATATATAGAGGATGGTCATGTTGTCGCAATGACACTTGCAGCAATTGATGTTGCAAAAGACAAGGAACTTGGCAATGATAGGCATGGCAGTAAGGTTATCGTTGTTCCCTTTGATGGTGCTAGCTTGGATCAAGCTGATACTCAACCTATATCAGCCTTTACACAGATAGAAGCAGAGAATTTTAGTGACCAATCTGGAATTCAGGCTGAAGCCTGTAGCGAAGGCGGTGAGGACATAGGGTATATTGAAAATGGAGACTATGTCGTATACAACAATGTGGATTTTGGTACCGATGCAGCAGGTTTTCAAGCTAGAGTGGCTAGTAGCACCAATGGTGGTAATATAGAAATTAGACTTGACAGTATCACAGGTACTCTTATAGGAACTTGTCCAGTCACTTCAACTGGGGATTGGCAGACTTGGACTGATGCAAAGTGCAGTATCAGCGGAGTAACCGGAAAACATGATTTATATCTGAAATTTACAGGTGGAAGTGGCTACTTATTCAACCTTAACTGGTTCAAATTTACTAAAAAAGATGCAGCACCTGTTCTTTCAGGAGATATGAATGGAGATAACAGCGTTGATGCAACAGACTATGCGCTGATGAAAATGTACCTGCTTGGGACAATTACTGAATTACCAGTACAAAATGCTCTTGCAGTAGGAGACCTCAATAGCGACAGTGTAATCGATGCAATTGATTTTGCCATTTTCAAAAAATATCTGCTAGGTGATATTGCAAGCTTGCCTTATTCTCCCCAATAG
- the cobT gene encoding nicotinate-nucleotide--dimethylbenzimidazole phosphoribosyltransferase, whose product MTFIEVLNVIGGLDIEIIQKAQKRLDSLTKPLGSLGRLEEIVKQLAGITGELIPCVKNKKIIIMCADNGVVEEGVSSCPKSVTSSVTQNFMKGFTGVNVLSRHSGADTVVVDVGVDDDIDCPGIINRKIRKGTWNIAKGPAMTRDEAIKAIEVGIEIVGILKEQGVNLLGTGEMGVGNTTTSSAVASVLTGYEIDEMVGRGAGLTQEGLINKIKVIKKAIDLNKPNPSDPVDVLAKVGGFDIAALTGCFIGAAAYRLPIMIDGFITAAAALAAIKIKPECRNYIFPSHSSAEPGNKKIMEVLDMRPMLMLDMRLGEGSGAALAFHVLDAAVAAYREMGTFGDAQIEQYKPLE is encoded by the coding sequence ATGACTTTTATAGAAGTATTGAATGTTATTGGAGGGCTTGATATTGAAATAATTCAGAAGGCACAAAAAAGACTGGACAGTCTGACGAAACCCTTGGGAAGTTTGGGGCGTCTGGAGGAAATTGTAAAACAGCTTGCTGGAATAACCGGAGAATTAATTCCTTGTGTAAAAAATAAAAAAATTATAATTATGTGTGCAGATAATGGGGTAGTTGAAGAAGGGGTGAGTTCATGCCCTAAAAGCGTTACTTCCAGTGTAACACAAAATTTTATGAAAGGTTTTACCGGAGTAAATGTGCTTTCAAGACATTCTGGAGCCGATACAGTTGTTGTAGATGTTGGCGTTGATGATGATATTGACTGTCCAGGAATAATTAACAGGAAAATAAGAAAAGGTACATGGAATATTGCTAAAGGCCCTGCAATGACAAGAGACGAGGCTATAAAAGCCATTGAGGTTGGAATTGAAATAGTAGGAATACTGAAAGAGCAAGGAGTAAATCTTCTTGGTACAGGCGAAATGGGGGTAGGAAATACAACTACAAGCAGTGCGGTAGCATCTGTACTTACTGGGTATGAAATAGATGAAATGGTGGGTCGGGGCGCCGGGCTGACTCAGGAAGGTCTTATCAATAAAATAAAAGTTATTAAGAAGGCAATTGATTTAAATAAGCCAAATCCCTCTGATCCTGTAGATGTGCTGGCAAAGGTGGGGGGCTTTGACATTGCAGCGCTTACTGGTTGTTTTATTGGGGCAGCTGCTTACAGGCTTCCTATTATGATAGACGGATTTATAACGGCTGCAGCTGCTTTGGCTGCTATAAAAATAAAGCCAGAGTGCAGAAATTATATTTTTCCTTCACATAGTTCTGCTGAACCGGGAAACAAGAAAATAATGGAAGTACTTGACATGAGGCCTATGCTTATGTTAGATATGCGTTTAGGAGAGGGTTCCGGAGCCGCATTGGCATTCCATGTTTTAGATGCTGCTGTTGCAGCCTATCGTGAGATGGGAACTTTTGGTGATGCTCAAATTGAACAATACAAACCTTTAGAGTAA
- the cobS gene encoding adenosylcobinamide-GDP ribazoletransferase encodes MIFLKRFLLLLQFMTTIPISVNLDADEEDFGKGLALAPLIGLMIGVVIAGAGYVLNMFFAPAISAVLIVITYILLTGGIHLDGLGDTFDGIFSNRPKERILEIMRDSRVGTYAVLVTFCILGLNVVLVYFMISAHMYFTLLLMPVAGRIGSVTGAALSEYARSGPGLGKSFIDYCGIKEMIIAVIISIITFFSFRGFNGIFICICMFLSATILVKLLGRKIGGATGDVLGAVCELNQTIFLMISYLLVFR; translated from the coding sequence ATGATATTTTTAAAACGTTTTTTACTTTTGCTTCAGTTTATGACTACCATTCCTATTTCTGTGAATTTGGACGCAGACGAAGAGGATTTTGGCAAGGGACTGGCATTAGCACCGCTGATTGGGTTGATGATAGGAGTGGTGATAGCTGGTGCGGGTTATGTTTTGAATATGTTTTTTGCTCCTGCTATATCTGCCGTACTTATAGTTATTACATACATACTGTTAACAGGTGGAATTCATCTGGATGGTTTAGGTGACACTTTTGACGGTATTTTCTCCAACAGACCTAAAGAAAGAATATTGGAAATCATGAGAGACAGTAGAGTAGGAACATATGCAGTATTGGTAACTTTCTGTATTTTAGGACTGAATGTGGTTCTCGTGTATTTTATGATTTCAGCTCATATGTATTTTACTTTGTTACTTATGCCTGTGGCAGGAAGAATAGGCTCTGTTACAGGGGCAGCTCTTTCAGAGTATGCAAGAAGCGGACCGGGGTTGGGAAAATCCTTTATTGATTATTGTGGAATAAAAGAAATGATAATTGCAGTGATAATCAGTATTATAACGTTTTTTTCTTTTAGAGGATTTAATGGTATTTTTATCTGTATTTGCATGTTTTTATCAGCCACGATACTGGTTAAATTGCTGGGCAGAAAAATAGGAGGCGCCACGGGAGATGTTCTTGGTGCTGTCTGCGAATTAAATCAGACCATATTTTTAATGATATCATATTTACTGGTATTTCGTTAA
- the cobU gene encoding bifunctional adenosylcobinamide kinase/adenosylcobinamide-phosphate guanylyltransferase: METEVSGNIMLITGGARSGKSTFAENLAKEYGDDIIYVATAIAFDDEMKLRIKKHREQRPAYWETVEAYKDLDIFLEEKCRNKKAVLLDCITVMITNIMFEVCPDFDKMYQEDIIAVEEAVNIQIERLLAVARRSGIPFILVTNEIGMGIVPDNKSARLFRDIQGRVNQKLVSAAKAVYLCVSGIPVKIK; this comes from the coding sequence ATGGAAACAGAAGTTTCAGGAAATATTATGTTAATAACAGGGGGCGCAAGAAGTGGAAAAAGTACATTTGCAGAAAATTTAGCTAAGGAATATGGTGATGATATTATATACGTAGCAACAGCAATAGCTTTTGACGATGAAATGAAACTAAGAATTAAAAAGCATAGAGAGCAACGGCCTGCATATTGGGAAACTGTTGAGGCATATAAAGACTTGGATATATTCCTTGAAGAAAAGTGTCGAAATAAAAAAGCAGTTCTTCTGGATTGTATCACAGTAATGATTACAAATATAATGTTTGAAGTATGTCCTGATTTTGATAAAATGTATCAAGAGGATATAATTGCAGTGGAAGAGGCTGTAAATATTCAAATAGAAAGACTTTTAGCCGTCGCAAGGCGCTCAGGAATTCCATTCATTTTGGTTACAAATGAAATCGGAATGGGCATAGTTCCTGATAATAAGAGTGCAAGGCTCTTTCGTGATATTCAGGGAAGAGTAAATCAAAAACTCGTGTCCGCTGCTAAAGCCGTTTATTTGTGTGTTTCAGGAATTCCTGTGAAAATTAAATAA